CCACTGCTGGCGCGACCTGCCGGTACCGGTGATCGCCGCCTTGCACGGCCCCTGCTTTGGCGGCGGCCTGCAAATCGCCCTGGCCTGCGATTTTCGCATCGCCGCCGCCGACACCCAGATGTCGGTGATGGAGATGAAATGGGGACTGATCCCGGACATGAGCGCCATGGTCACCCTGTCCCGGCTGACCCGCCTGGACATCGCCCAGTGGCTGACCATGACCGGGCGGCGTTTTGACGCCACTCAAGCCCTGGAATACGGCCTGGTGACCCAGGTGGCGGCAGACCCACTGGCGGCGGCAGAGGCTCTGGCCCAGGACATCGCCCACCAGTCCCCCGACGCCGTAGCCGCCGCCAAGTACCTTTTCAAGAAGACCTGGAAGAAGGACACCGGCAGCGCCCTGCGCTGGGAGCGTTGGGTACAGGCCAGGCTCCTTGGCCGGCGCAACCAGCGCCTGGCCATGCAGCAGGGCCTGGGCAAAGACCAGGGCCCGGCCCCCTTCCAGGACCGCAGCCTCTTTTAACAAAAAAGCCGCCCTAGGGGCGGCTTTTGGGTTACTGGCCTTTGGCCTGGTAGGTCACCACCTGGTAGGGCAAGGGTTTGAGGGTCCCCTGGGCCTTGGCAAAGTCGATAAAGGCGGCGTTATCCAGGTAGCCGGTATCCACATAGCTGCCGGGCAGGCGATGTAGCAGGGCCAGGTAGCCTTCCTTGCCGGAGGCGGTAAAGGCGGTGGAGCCCACCTTGTAGACCTGG
This DNA window, taken from Gallaecimonas xiamenensis 3-C-1, encodes the following:
- a CDS encoding crotonase/enoyl-CoA hydratase family protein — its product is MTDPRVQWTVKDHIAHVWLNRADKLNGLDLAMFKDMVAAAKAIRRDKRVRVVILAGRGQGFSAGLDFKAVQRSPMMALKLFLKWPWRQQNLAQKIAHCWRDLPVPVIAALHGPCFGGGLQIALACDFRIAAADTQMSVMEMKWGLIPDMSAMVTLSRLTRLDIAQWLTMTGRRFDATQALEYGLVTQVAADPLAAAEALAQDIAHQSPDAVAAAKYLFKKTWKKDTGSALRWERWVQARLLGRRNQRLAMQQGLGKDQGPAPFQDRSLF